Proteins co-encoded in one Spirosoma endbachense genomic window:
- a CDS encoding VOC family protein: MKSIEIIMLPVADRQQAKEFYLKLGFQVVVEASDAHGQTWLQMGLPGTSTSISLATFQGIICETADIEADINALREQGIDVEPINKTPWGQFAWLKDVDGNRLCLHQQ; this comes from the coding sequence ATGAAATCAATCGAAATCATTATGCTGCCGGTAGCCGACCGGCAGCAAGCAAAAGAGTTTTACCTCAAACTGGGCTTTCAGGTGGTAGTGGAAGCCTCTGATGCACACGGGCAAACGTGGCTACAGATGGGGCTACCCGGTACCAGTACATCTATTTCCCTGGCAACATTTCAAGGGATTATCTGTGAAACGGCGGATATAGAAGCCGACATCAATGCGTTGAGGGAGCAAGGAATCGATGTTGAACCAATTAATAAAACCCCTTGGGGACAGTTCGCGTGGCTGAAGGATGTAGATGGGAATCGATTGTGCCTGCATCAACAGTAA
- a CDS encoding carboxypeptidase-like regulatory domain-containing protein: MKTILLIPLITIRMLFVKGVLLASLLLLARLSVAQTFHGQIGDNLTYKPLPEASLWVKDKPIRVQVDSTGNFEMDLSSVADTDLVLISCSGYLSKVLLKQELIDAWYDIKLSPVKTLDVAGLNAEKPEGLSTKRSLKVSWYQSGSVSGDSDFNNCPTKSGDFSAFGSEPLWVILEWSSDAGSTTGGVNRSSD; the protein is encoded by the coding sequence ATGAAGACAATTCTACTTATTCCCCTAATTACTATTCGTATGCTATTCGTTAAAGGTGTCCTATTGGCTAGTTTGTTGCTGCTCGCTAGGCTCTCCGTTGCTCAGACCTTCCATGGACAAATAGGTGATAACCTGACTTATAAACCATTACCCGAGGCTAGTCTTTGGGTAAAAGACAAACCTATTCGCGTCCAGGTAGACTCAACTGGTAACTTTGAGATGGACCTGTCATCGGTCGCAGACACTGATTTAGTACTGATTAGTTGTTCAGGGTATCTATCTAAAGTCCTGCTGAAACAAGAGCTTATTGATGCCTGGTATGACATTAAGCTAAGTCCGGTTAAGACGCTGGACGTAGCTGGGCTCAATGCCGAGAAACCTGAAGGTTTATCTACCAAGCGATCCCTGAAGGTTTCTTGGTATCAATCCGGGAGCGTTTCAGGAGACAGTGATTTTAATAACTGTCCTACAAAATCTGGAGATTTCAGTGCCTTTGGTTCTGAGCCACTTTGGGTGATACTAGAATGGTCATCCGATGCGGGTTCGACAACGGGAGGAGTAAATCGGAGTTCTGACTAA